Genomic segment of Dromiciops gliroides isolate mDroGli1 chromosome 3, mDroGli1.pri, whole genome shotgun sequence:
ggccaatgctctatctactgaaccacctaacttccccaatCTGGCACAGTGTTTAATAGATCCTTACTCCCCATCCACCTTCCATCCCTCACTTGAAGGCTGCCAGTGAGGGGAAACCACCACCTACAGATGCCAAGTTTTCCTTTGCTCCAAAATTACTTTTCCTTTGTTCCAAGAGTTCATTCTGCTTATACTCAAATACTTTTCCTCTATTATTTTTGGGGTGCAGTTTGATtagtgaaaaacaaatgaacaccTTTCCCATTTGACCAACGAATAACTTACTTGACTGAACTGTTAAGTTTTGCTGTAGGTTCACATTTTCTATACAGCATTCAATACTAATATTAGGAGTCCATGCAATCTTCAGCACACTGGAGACATTGAATAAGCCTTTCTCATTGGTGGTGAAGGTATCATTTTGTAGGCTTTGATTAAGTAAACTATTATCTGTTTTGTTTACCCAGTAAACCTTTGGCTTTGGAAAGCCATTGTAGGAAGTGCAGGTAAAAGTCACTTCCTCATTGTTGGTCTCCTCAGTTACTTTTGGAACACTATAGTTtgctagaaaaggaacaaaaataatcACATTAGAGATTCAACCAAAGTTTCTAAAAATTAATAGAGAGCAggttgattttgtgtgtgtgctaaATATTGTTGCAAGGAAGGGAAGCTTCCCAGGTTGTTGGGCTATGGGTAACACTAATTATGACCTAGGGATGAGATGTCAGCACAaaagggtagttaggtggcaatgtgctgggcctggagtcaggaacactcatcttcctaacttcaaatacagctttagatacttactatgtgaccctgggcaagtcatttaaccctatttgtctgagtttcctcatctgtaaaatgagctccaatatctctgccaagaaaaccccaaatggggatatAGAGAGTGGGatacaagtgaaatgactgaacaaagaagAGAGTAACCTTCATTCAGGGTACTGGTAAGCCTGAAAGAAAATCTGGAAGTGCCGAGCAAGAGGAGACTCCTCTCTCTCCCAGAACCTTGTGCTTTCCCTAGGCACTAAATACTACAGAAGTGTTTCTTTAATGAAGGTATTTTTTCAGTGACATCCTTCATGTTTACTGATTTCCTCATCTAATATTGAAAATTGATCACATATCTAACTATGAAGGAAAATGGTAAAGAAGAGACAAGATCGTCCCCTTCTGCAAATGATATAATGGTCTACTTAGAAAATTTcagagaatcagcaaagaaacagATTTTTAATAGTTTCAGTAAAAGAGCAAGAGGCAAAATAAATTGATACAAATAATCTTTGTTTCTAAATAGTATTAATAAATACTAAGAGAAAAATGCGGAGggttgatgtgtgtgtgtgtgtgtgtgtgtatgtgtgtgtgttaagcaTTGCTTGTTGGACATAATCACAGCTTTTTATTGTATCATGCCTGGAATGATTTTTCTCCTTATTATCACATACTGGCTTTCATTAAGTTCCagctataatataatataatataatataatataatataatataatataatataatataatataatataatataatataatataatataatataatataatacaatacaatacaatacaatacaatacaatacaatacaatacaatacaatataatataatatatatgtgtatatatatatacatatatatatattctacacAAATACTTTCCTAACTtgttttaattctagtgctttccctttcttaattatttcctacataTATAGCTTATTTTTACACATGTGTTTGCCTGTTAAATTATGAAttttttgagggcaggcactgtcttttgcttctttttgtatcctcagtatttaCCACAGTGttaccacatagtaggtgcttaataaatgtttattgacagactgaCTTGATGATCATGAGTAAGCTATTTAGTCTTTAtgggtctcatttttctcctctataaaatgaggggattagatttAGATGACCTCTGTTGTGATTCCTACtacaaaatctatgattctatgaattctaATTGAGTGGATGGAAAAGAATAACAAGGTTCTGGTTTTTCCTGTAACACTTGATCTATTAGAGATAgtctagggaaaagaaaaattaaactggaaaaaaattaataatatatttggGTCTATTTCCAACATTTTTTCAAGCAATCTCTTTTCTGCCAAGTTAAATGAAATCCTGGACATTTGTAGAAATTAAATTTTTCCTCTGGATGGGAGACTAGGGAAACAGTAGATAGTAGTGATAGTTCATTGCTAGAAAGTTGACTACCAGTtgatgacttttttggggggtggtataATCACTCACAAAATCTACTAAGagtttaaatatattaataatgcaTTACATAATAAAGGAAAGGATCTTTGATTTCTTGTGTGTGGGGGGACTCCTTCCACCAAAagagacttgcccacagttacacaactaataagtgtcagaagtgaAATATGAACTTGAATCTTTCTGACTACAGTCAAAAAGTACTATCCATTGGGTCTCATTGCTTCCCTattctttaaataaaagtatgGATCCATATAGGATTAAAATAGTTTCCCAAAGCATTACAATAGATAAGAATcaaatttctctttttccagAATCCTTACCTGCTACATGGAGATGGACCGTAGATGCGAAAAGACGCTCAGTATTAGATTTGTCTAGGACATGGCATTCATACTCCTGTTCATCTCCTGTGGTGATGTTAGACAAATGCAGAGTAAAATcgcctctttccattttttcaagaCTCAGTGATGTCCTGTTCTGATACTTAGCATTAACATATTGGGAAGTATCATCTCCAGGAATATATGCCTTTAGAGATACTAATGGTGGATGTTTTGTTTGCCAATAAACAAGTATTTTatctaaattaaaatgtttttcctcAGGACTAATGCAGCTTAGGTCAACATCACCGCCTACTATACCGTGTACTTCTTCCATTATAGCTGCAAAGACAAAAGAGTGtgaaattaatttatgaaatttttCTCTTAGCCCTTTAAGTTGTTTATCTCCTTTGTAAATGTATTTGCAAATATGATTTTACAAATAATGTCTGTGACCACAATACATTTATACTTAATGGAAGACAGGATGCTTATATCCTCCTTTCCCTAAGTAACAATAGCTTTTATAATCAAATAAGAGTTATCAACTTATTTACATAGAAGCACTAGATAATTTAACAATCTCAGAAAAACACTTTCTAAGTTAATATCACCAAGGAAAatgttgagggaatgagaaagggagtAGAATTGTTCAATATAAAGTTGgatctggaaggggccttagggaTCAATCTGGCctaatctctccctctcctaatTTTGAAGAGCTCCAGGGAGTTGAATTCCTATGATCAAGGTCATAAAGCTAACCAGTGGAAGAGGTAGAGACCTGACTTCTTGCCCAACATTATTTCCACTAGCCACGAGAGGGATATAGACTTTAAATGTCAAGAACTGACAAGTTTGAAGAGAGGCAAAGGATTATgcgggtagctgggtggcacagtagatagagcactgggcttaggatcaggaagaaatcttcatgagttcaaatccaagctcagatacttactagctgtatgatcctgggcaaatcacttaaccctgtttgcctcagtttcctcatctataaaatgagttggagaaggaagtggcaaaccactccagtatcttttctaagaaagccccaaatgaggtcatgaagagttagacaagactaaaaaatgactgaacaacaacaaaggattgTTCAAATATAAAGGACTATCTGTTCTTCATGACACTGCAAAGGGGTGGAGGggataaatttttatttgtaaaaacaaatgatagTAGACCTAGCGATCACTTATGCTCAACTTGGTGCTTATTGTGTTCTCCATTGCAATGAATTATGAATACATGTGTTTAATCAACTACATTAACACCCTAGTAATTTCCAATTCCTCTGGGTTCACTCACTGACATTGTAGTATTTTGTGGTCTCGTACTAGTCAACCTTGTTTAGCATACATAAGAGTAAGCCTCAGAAGGATCTCTCTGGGGGCAAAATATGATGAACTTTGTTGCATAAGACTTAAAGAATTAGAAAGATTCTCAACCTCCTCTTAATAAGGAACCTAAGCAAATACTGGGTTACCATTGTAAAAGCATGATTTTTgttcctatgtgtgtgtgtgccttaaCTTTAACTTTGtaaaatttctcctttttgtgccttgagaaaattagaaatatttcatAAACCAGGCCAGATTTAGAAATCATGACAGTAACTATTTCTTTacatgttaaaaattaaaaaaaaaatgctggcatTGAAAAGACTGtgcaaataatatttaaaagtacaatggagaagggaaaataagcatttctgaagtgcctactatgtgtcattgTACTGTTTTGtatatcttctcatttgatccaatAGCTTTCTAATGTTGCCCATTTTCATACAgaataataatatacaatatttttTGGCTTCTGAAATAACTCATGGATAGAATATTgttcaaaatatattaatatagtcTAGGAAAGAGCCCATTTCTACAAGGTTTTCGGTTTCCTTCACTGTCTCCTGAGTTTATTTTCTCACTTCTAAATCCATCAACTAATCTATAATATATCTTCTTGGGGTTCTCATGCAAGGAGCTAATTAAGAGCTATCAGGAAACATATAAAAAAGGcctataattgttttttttcaatATCTCACCTCTATGAGAGtgattctttctatatttcataGGTCTCCTCAGAGTATACAGCAAGGACAAAATGGAAAATCTCATCTAGGTCTACTACTTGCTTCATTTATGTGACTCTTTAAGAAGTcaccagtgtgtgtgtgggggtgcagctagatggtgcagtggataaagcactggccttgaagacacttgacacttactagctgtgtgaccctgggaaagtcacttaaccctcactgcccccccccaaaggaaaaaaaatataaaaaaaaaaagaagtcgggggcagctaggtggtgcagtggatagagcactggccctggttttaggaggacctgagttcaaatccggcctcagacacttgacactaagcagctgtgtgaccctgggcaagtcacttaaccctcattgccccgcaaaaaaaaagtcaccagtgGAATTGCATCTTTTTCTATACTATGCTTGATAGTTCTATCACAGTGACACCATGAGGAGGGGAAGGtatgtattattttgttgttgtgttctttgttctcaaagaggaccatgacattgggatcatgtcatgacttgcagtaaattggatttaagtgagggagggctgtgtgaagccaccaacctcactctctcctccagagccatctggggccattggcaagatatatatctggatgactagagatggccttggatatttaaggcaattggagttaagtgacttgcccagggtcatacagctagtaagtgtctgaggtgagatttgaactcaggtccttgactccagggccagtgctctatccactgaaccacatagttgcccatgtattattttattgataaaatgaaATGCCTTTTACTCCTGAGGAGTTAAGAAGTTCTGCTGGAAAATTTTACATGGAGATACATGTTTCATTGGTCTTTAAAGGGTGAGGCTAGATcactcctatttttatttttttgtatgtcAGGGATCCTGGGAAGGTACCATAATTCATCATATCCTCTTTTAGCTGCCACCTGAGGTCTAAcagatttactttttaaatttttaaaatttttaattttattttattttatttttttggtgagacagttggggttaagtgacttgcccagggccacacagctagtaagtgtcaagtgtctgaatctggatttgaactcaggtcctcctgaatccagggctggtgccctatccactacactacctagctgccccagatttacTTTTTTTAGCTCAAGACTTTGCTGAGGGATGTTACTTCAAGTGGTTCTCAATAATTTATAACAGTGTGAAAGAAGGATTTATGAACCAGTTTTTACAGGGAAGATTTGGAAAATACTGAGTACGAGAAGGTAGGGTAGATGGAACACCATTGCGGTGGGAAGAGGGCACAGAACAGTGTAGCTAGAACTACCACTACCTATTTCATAATAAGCATAGAGACAGTCCACCCTGGGCTTTGGGTTAGACCTATATGGAGCTCAGTATATAGTTctatagggaaaaaaattaatagggtCTTATGTGTACATTACTATGCAGTGAAAAACTGCATAGATGTGTAACAAATCTTTTAAATATTACTCAGCAACATTACTTGACTCTGTGTCCAAGAACAGTGGGTCAATTGTTACTtcagctaccaaaaaaaaaaaaaaaaaagaaaatggaaaatattttaaaattctcgGTTAGAAGTTTCCCCCTCCTTGTGGTCAATTGCCCATGATCATATactgaatttgatttaaatgaatttaatcttacaaaaagaaatgattaggATAAACCAAAGGAAGCTATTGACTCAGAATACATGTGATCCCACCTATATTCATTAAGTCACTTCCTGAGTAAAGACCTATAACTACAGTGTGGTGTGACTCAATTTGTGGAGTTGGAATGTTCTGAAAAATTTCTCTGaaactaacattttttttccatattgaaCCTTTCTTTATCCCTAATTACAAAATCAATTACATTAATTATTACAAAACTGGAGATCTGTTTCACTGGAAAACATTTTGGTCCCAAAACAAAATCATCAGGACAAAATCATACAAGATTGCAGCAAAACTTCTAAGATCACACATTTAATATATGTAATTTCTTAGGGACACAATAATATGATAGTAATGAGTCATGAAATATCAAGTATTATCATATAGGTTATgggtaatttttttcctgtttgcttggCACAGAAGTTTAAAATGATGTAAATGTAACAACTGTAGGTTAATTGAACTGGACTACAAAGAAACAGGACTTTTATAACCCTCCCTTATTATCCAAGAAGAGAATGATATAAAGTTGGCTTTGACTATTaaggggctatttttttttagcactttTTGGAAACTACTGGTTGTTAAAAACAAGCAGGCTGATCAGGCCTGGAACAGAACATGTAGCCATGGCAAAGGCAGCAAGAGAAGCTATAGGTCAATGATTCAGAATTTCAGAATGAGGcttcaaatgaataaatggattggGAGGGGCATATTTGCTGTGGTAGAGATGGGTTCTATCTATGTAAGAATTACAAAATCTAAGAAAGCATGAGTGTTTTTGCCTTTAGGAAATAGCTGAGCCTAGGCTGCAATtgtgacttttattttatttttttgcatggAAAGATAGAAAAGGTAGAGTAGGGGCTATTTAGCTTAAATGAAATGGTTTTAGATTTTACTATTGAAAAGTGTGAAGATCTgggtaatgttttttttttttatcactatgTGTCTATAGATCCCAGTGAAAATGTTATAGACTTACCAGCTCTCAGCCAACCAAGGAGTAAGAAGATTCCAAtactataataaaataaagaacaaataagaGAAACATTAGTGGTATACTAGATAGACCTCtggacttaaaatcaggaaggcttgaattcaaatccagcctcagatacttactagctatgtgaccctgaactgtctgcctcagtttcctcatctgtaatatagggataatagtggcaactacctcccaggcgtggtgtgaggatcaaatgagataatattcataaagcactttgcaaatcttaaagtgcctaAAGCATGTGTAAATGCTAGCTTTCGTTATCATCAATAACTATATCATATTAGAAGGAAACCAAGAACCATAAAAACCTACATTGTAGGTGTGTGTATTTACATTATATAGAGATAAAAACAGGCAATTTCATTTTCTGCTAGTCACCAAACTCACATATTTCCAGGTTATTTCTCTGTCAAGGAAACAACTAAGTATCCTATTGAGAAGAAATGGAGAGGGAGTGTGGTAGAACAGAAAGTAGTGTCTTAGTTTCTGTTTTAGAGGAGCAGATAGCAGAAAACTTGGAGGCACTTGGTCATAAGGCAacttggatttaaaaaatcaaatatgaagTGGCCACCTGTCAGGTTACTCTGAATGTAATTCTGATAACAAAACAGTATTAAATAtattgtattggggcagctaggtggtgcagtggtagagcaccggtcctggattcaggagaacctgagttcaaattcagcctcagacactgaacacttactagctgtgtgaccaggggcaagtcacttaaccccaattgcccctcacaaaaaaaaaattgtattaataAGTCCAACCCAAATGACTAAgctttaagtgcctactctgcaCAGTATTTGTGGGGCATTCAATAACTAAATCTGCACCAGTTCTTGCCCTtaggaagtttacattctacttgcGGGACACAGCTCATAAATAGATTATTACATATGCTGTAAtttgagaagaaatgaaagagcaTTGAAATAATGCTTAGATATATATTACACTGAACTTCTGGAACTTATTAGGGTACCTCCTTATTTTGGTcttttgaaattaaataaaaaggttacatattaaaaattaatccTAGGAATATAATTCCTACAAATCATGGAGATCCCTGGCTAAATATCATgctctggaaatttttttttatctttaccaTTCCTTGAATAGCACAGGAAGAACTCTAATATTATTTCTTAGCTTTAtttgaatcatagaatgtcaggtcCATATGGTTCTTTAGATATATTGTAAtacagttccctcattttacaaatgaagaaactgaagcccagaaaagtgaagtgatgaATTAAGTTCAACCAAcccacaagcacttattaaatgcttaatctgtgacaggcacagtgctaagttacaaataaagacaaaaacagttcctaccctcaaggagtttacatttggatggaggagaaaacatgtaaagaatcacatatatacaaaatacatataggCAAATGGAAAGTAACCTTAAATGAGAAAAGCTGTAGCACCTGGGGGAATTTGTTAATGTGTCATAAAGAAGGTGACATGAgctgaaggaagccaaagattctaggaagcagagatgaggaaagaaaacatttcaggCTTAAGGAACAGGGCACAAAGACAGAGGATTAAATCTCATCTTCAAGAAACATCAAGTGGGTTAGTATGGCTGGGTCATAGAATTGGTGATagggaaaaacatggaaagacttgcatgaattaaagagtgaaatgagcagaaccaagagaacattatatacagtaataacagtattgttttaagaatgattttgagtaagttattttgagtattataaataaccaaaataactataaaggacatatgaaaaagacattatctatatccagagaaagaacggataaataaatgtatagaattatttatatatatgtctatctctctatatatacacatatatatttatctaagtatgtatacatacatatacctatttgtgttcATTGGTGGCTATCTCTAGgacaggagaagggaagagggaagaaaaaagggacaaaaagaaatttatatgacaactggtttatatttaaaaggaatatagcaagttgtacatagtagatttgcagtttcatgtgtaatcatctttttttttactatactatgttatagaaatgcttgttttattttataaattaaaaattaagtaaatttaaaaataattgggggTTAGGGGAAGTAGAGtattagaagactggaaatgtggaAAGGGTCAGGCTAAGCAAAGATTTAACTGTCCAACAAAGGGCtggatatttgatcctagagataatagggagcctcTGTAATTTATTGAGTAACTATAGGAGTGACATTCAgatctacattttaggaaaaccactttggcagctatgtgaatgGTGGATTGAAATCGTGAGAGAAATGAGGCAGGCATATCAATTAGTAGGCCACTGTAATGGTTTAAGAGAGAGGTAGTGAGGTCCTGAGCTAGATTTggggctgtgtgagtggagagaagggtatGTATagaagagatgttataaagggaTAAATGGTAAGAGTTGATGACTAATTTGATATATgagtggggagagatgggagatgaagatGACCCTAAGGTTATGAACCTAggtaactgggaagatggtggtaccctgaACAGTAATAGCAAAGTttggaaaatggaaatgttttagggaaaaataatgaattctgttttagctATATGTCTCATAGGCACGGATGAGGGACTGGACCTCTGGAGAATAAGGACTGGCTATAGATCAGGGAGACATTTGTATGGTAATGATAGATCAACCCCTGAGCACTAATGAACTCACCAAGAGAGacagtatagagagaaaaggccCAAGGCAGACTGTCGGGAGGACACTTACACTTGGTCAGTATGCCCTGCATGAAGATcccacaaaggagactgagaaggaacagacaggtaggaggaggacAAAGAGAAAGCCTTGTCAGGAAAACCCAGAAGGAAGAGTTAATGCCCAACGGTATAAAAAACTgcaagaagtcaagaaggatgagaactgagaatgGGTCATTAAATCTGGAAAGTAAGAGATCATTTGGAGAATATAGTTCCTGTGGCATCATGGGACCAGAAGAGAGATTACAGAGGATGTAGAAGAGAGcaggaggagaggaagtggagttACCAATTTGTAAATGGCTTCTTCCCAAGGAGTTTAGCTGATAAGGGGAAAAGGTAGAGGATAATAGCCAGAGGGGAAAGTAGGATCCAGTGAGGGGTTTTTGAGAATGAGTGAGATCTGGTCATGCTTATAGGCAGCAGGAAAGGAGACAGTAGATAAGGAAAAGACAGAAGATTAGAGACAATGTGAATATGACACTGGGGACAACCTTCTGTAGGAGATGTCAGGGGAATGGCTCAAGGATGATGAAAGGGCCTTGGAAAGTAGAAGGTCATCTAAGTGAAGAAAGACAGTGGAAGATTTTTTCAGAGGGTTGTGAGatgagaggg
This window contains:
- the LOC122750795 gene encoding ICOS ligand-like isoform X1, whose translation is MPLKSIGIFLLLGWLRAAIMEEVHGIVGGDVDLSCISPEEKHFNLDKILVYWQTKHPPLVSLKAYIPGDDTSQYVNAKYQNRTSLSLEKMERGDFTLHLSNITTGDEQEYECHVLDKSNTERLFASTVHLHVAANYSVPKVTEETNNEEVTFTCTSYNGFPKPKVYWVNKTDNSLLNQSLQNDTFTTNEKGLFNVSSVLKIAWTPNISIECCIENVNLQQNLTVQSSFVPSPDGQIDRWTITTTPNSSTPPEKTPNIAFFVTSGIILVILLGVAIWSKRLCTRRHHYGDYTGPEGNRQMAETTDYI
- the LOC122750795 gene encoding ICOS ligand-like isoform X2; amino-acid sequence: MPLKSIGIFLLLGWLRAAIMEEVHGIVGGDVDLSCISPEEKHFNLDKILVYWQTKHPPLVSLKAYIPGDDTSQYVNAKYQNRTSLSLEKMERGDFTLHLSNITTGDEQEYECHVLDKSNTERLFASTVHLHVAANYSVPKVTEETNNEEVTFTCTSYNGFPKPKVYWVNKTDNSLLNQSLQNDTFTTNEKGLFNVSSVLKIAWTPNISIECCIENVNLQQNLTVQSNGQIDRWTITTTPNSSTPPEKTPNIAFFVTSGIILVILLGVAIWSKRLCTRRHHYGDYTGPEGNRQMAETTDYI